The following are encoded together in the Mammaliicoccus vitulinus genome:
- the hemA gene encoding glutamyl-tRNA reductase, with amino-acid sequence MHVVVVSVNYKTADVAMREKLAFNDQEIENALVALSNKKSILECVILSTCNRTEVYAVVDQMHTGKYYIQSFLADWFDQSLDTIKAYTNVLTENDAVEHLFRVTSGLDSMVLGETQILGQMKDAFQIAQTEVTTGTMFNRLFKQAITLAKRGHHETDIASNAVSVSYAAVELSKKVLGKLDNKKALIIGAGEMAELAVANLNGSGVNDITVINRTVAKAEALAMQYKGVAKGINELQCSLMEADIVISSTSAEHYVLTKEMMQDVERFRRNKPLVLIDIAVPRDIDPAVNDLDLMFNYDVDDLNGLVDANLAEREQAAREIELLIAKEIDKHEEWVNMLGVVPIITALRDKASHIQQDTMESVERKLPDMTERERKVISKHMKSIVNQLLKDPITQAKELSTDKKSKEKLELFQEIFNITNEVEQINETKKEIKRGQLSTSTVES; translated from the coding sequence GTGCATGTTGTTGTAGTAAGTGTAAACTATAAGACTGCAGACGTTGCGATGCGTGAAAAATTAGCGTTTAATGATCAAGAAATAGAGAACGCGCTCGTAGCTCTAAGTAATAAAAAATCAATATTAGAATGTGTAATCTTATCAACATGTAATAGAACTGAAGTATATGCTGTTGTAGATCAAATGCACACAGGTAAATATTATATTCAGTCATTTTTAGCTGACTGGTTTGATCAATCATTAGACACAATTAAAGCTTATACAAATGTGTTAACTGAGAATGATGCAGTGGAACATTTGTTTAGAGTGACATCAGGTTTGGATTCAATGGTCCTAGGTGAAACACAAATATTAGGACAAATGAAAGATGCGTTTCAAATTGCACAAACTGAAGTTACAACAGGTACAATGTTTAATCGATTATTCAAACAAGCAATTACGCTAGCTAAGCGTGGTCATCATGAAACAGATATTGCATCTAATGCTGTGTCGGTTTCTTATGCTGCAGTAGAGTTATCTAAAAAAGTGCTAGGTAAATTAGACAATAAGAAAGCACTGATCATTGGTGCTGGTGAGATGGCAGAATTAGCAGTTGCAAACCTTAACGGTAGTGGCGTAAATGACATTACGGTAATCAATCGTACTGTTGCTAAAGCAGAAGCATTAGCAATGCAGTATAAAGGCGTAGCTAAAGGCATCAATGAATTACAATGTTCATTGATGGAAGCTGATATTGTTATTAGTTCTACAAGTGCAGAACATTATGTCTTAACTAAAGAAATGATGCAAGATGTAGAACGTTTTAGAAGAAACAAGCCACTTGTATTAATTGATATTGCTGTGCCTAGAGATATTGACCCTGCAGTAAATGATCTAGATTTAATGTTTAACTATGATGTAGATGATTTGAACGGTCTAGTAGACGCAAACCTAGCAGAACGTGAACAAGCAGCTCGTGAAATTGAATTACTCATTGCAAAAGAAATAGATAAACATGAAGAATGGGTAAACATGTTAGGTGTTGTACCTATTATTACAGCGCTTAGAGATAAAGCGTCACATATACAACAAGATACTATGGAAAGTGTAGAAAGAAAGCTTCCTGATATGACTGAAAGAGAAAGAAAAGTTATATCTAAACATATGAAGAGTATCGTTAATCAACTATTAAAAGACCCGATTACACAAGCTAAAGAATTATCAACGGATAAAAAATCAAAAGAAAAATTAGAATTATTCCAAGAAATCTTTAATATCACAAATGAAGTAGAGCAAATTAATGAAACTAAGAAAGAAATAAAGAGAGGTCAATTGTCTACAAGCACAGTTGAATCTTAA
- a CDS encoding cytochrome C assembly family protein, producing the protein MQDIIAVRLHEIVLVIYMICLGCYFYDFIQKNSKVRTFGYYALGIVWIFQTIFLCMYIVTTKQFPILTIFEGFYFYTWMIITVSLVINYFKSTDLTVFIINLIGFVFLVIHTFRPEQYDTENTASNIMNELLLIHISLAILSYVLFALSTSHAILYLLQRKNLKEKKFNQKFFRMGSIEQLEQNVFRFSLVGFLVLLISLILGIQWGLIIIGSEIWIDMKVIGSLIVLLLYGVYLFLRVRKSVNTKTLVIANIMIFLVCMINYLVVSKFSGFHQWFN; encoded by the coding sequence ATGCAAGATATAATTGCGGTACGTTTGCATGAAATTGTATTAGTCATTTACATGATATGTTTAGGGTGCTATTTCTATGACTTTATTCAAAAAAATTCTAAAGTAAGAACGTTTGGGTACTACGCACTAGGGATTGTTTGGATTTTTCAAACAATCTTTTTGTGCATGTATATTGTGACAACAAAACAATTCCCAATCTTGACTATATTTGAAGGTTTTTATTTTTATACATGGATGATTATTACAGTTTCATTAGTTATAAACTATTTTAAATCAACAGATTTAACAGTATTTATTATTAATCTAATTGGATTTGTATTCTTAGTTATTCATACATTTAGACCTGAGCAATATGATACAGAAAATACTGCTTCTAATATTATGAATGAATTGCTATTAATACATATATCTTTAGCAATTTTAAGTTACGTTCTTTTTGCATTAAGTACATCACATGCAATATTGTATTTACTTCAAAGAAAGAACTTAAAAGAGAAAAAGTTTAACCAAAAGTTCTTTAGAATGGGTAGTATTGAACAATTAGAACAAAATGTTTTTAGATTCTCTTTAGTAGGATTTTTAGTACTGCTCATCAGTTTAATATTAGGCATTCAATGGGGCTTAATTATAATTGGTAGTGAGATTTGGATAGATATGAAAGTGATAGGATCATTAATAGTCTTGTTATTATACGGTGTTTATTTATTTTTAAGAGTGAGAAAATCTGTTAATACTAAAACATTAGTCATAGCGAATATTATGATATTTTTAGTGTGTATGATAAATTATTTGGTGGTCTCAAAATTTTCAGGATTTCATCAATGGTTTAACTAA
- the hemC gene encoding hydroxymethylbilane synthase — MRKIIVGSRKSKLAMTQSQQFIDKLKETYPELDIEIKEIVTKGDKIIDVQLSKVGGKGLFVKEIQQALFDREIDFAIHSLKDVPSELPEQLTLGCVPERENPFDAYIANNHVKLADLKPGSIVGTSSLRRGAQILAKYPHLEIKWIRGNIDTRLKKLETEDFDAIILAAAGLKRMGWSEDIVTEYLKEDTMVPAIGQGALGIECRRDDKELLDILKSVHDDTVETCVTCERTFLSEMDGSCKVPIAGYATKEGNEISFTGLIMSPDGKERYECTKVGTDPVEIGKQVSEELKAQGAYEIIKKLNEEA; from the coding sequence ATGCGTAAAATTATTGTAGGTTCTAGAAAAAGTAAATTAGCAATGACGCAAAGTCAGCAATTTATAGATAAATTAAAAGAAACATATCCAGAATTAGATATTGAAATCAAAGAAATTGTAACTAAAGGTGATAAAATAATTGATGTTCAATTGTCTAAAGTTGGTGGTAAAGGTTTATTCGTAAAAGAAATCCAACAAGCATTATTTGATCGCGAAATTGATTTTGCGATTCATTCGCTAAAAGATGTTCCTAGTGAATTGCCTGAACAGCTCACACTTGGATGTGTACCTGAACGCGAAAATCCTTTTGATGCTTATATCGCTAATAATCACGTAAAACTTGCAGATCTAAAGCCAGGTAGTATAGTAGGCACAAGTTCTTTAAGACGTGGTGCACAAATATTAGCTAAATACCCTCATTTAGAAATTAAATGGATTAGAGGTAACATTGATACACGTTTGAAAAAATTAGAAACAGAAGATTTTGATGCGATTATCCTTGCCGCTGCAGGATTAAAACGAATGGGTTGGAGTGAAGACATCGTTACTGAATATTTAAAAGAAGATACGATGGTTCCAGCTATTGGTCAAGGTGCATTAGGTATTGAATGTAGAAGAGATGACAAAGAATTATTAGATATTCTGAAATCCGTTCACGATGATACAGTAGAAACATGTGTTACATGTGAAAGAACGTTTTTAAGTGAAATGGATGGAAGTTGTAAAGTTCCTATTGCAGGCTATGCAACTAAAGAAGGAAATGAAATTTCATTTACTGGATTGATAATGTCACCTGATGGTAAAGAAAGATATGAATGTACGAAAGTAGGTACCGATCCAGTAGAAATCGGTAAACAAGTGTCTGAAGAATTAAAAGCTCAAGGTGCATATGAAATTATTAAGAAATTAAATGAAGAAGCATAA
- a CDS encoding uroporphyrinogen-III synthase, whose product MKPIIVVTSTRTVQREDVEIRHYPFIDIVPIQFDQSCLKPHYDWLIFTSVNAIKIFEPYLASIRVNHIAVIGSKTKKMAEKLNITVDTMPESFTQEGLIDEFKDKLYNQSVLIPCSKLARDKLTTQLSEWSNQVQRLHIYEPVTNTENVNKVHELIKNNEVTHVTFSSSSAVSSYFDKHKEINDAVTVYAIGEITQRKLNTYHQPSKIASEYTLEGMINTILKEVEL is encoded by the coding sequence ATGAAGCCGATTATAGTGGTTACAAGTACAAGAACTGTTCAACGCGAAGATGTAGAGATTCGACATTATCCATTTATAGATATTGTTCCTATCCAATTTGACCAGTCTTGTTTAAAACCCCACTATGATTGGCTTATTTTTACGTCTGTTAATGCTATTAAAATTTTCGAACCGTATTTAGCGAGTATTCGTGTGAATCATATTGCAGTCATTGGATCTAAAACTAAAAAGATGGCTGAGAAGCTGAATATTACTGTTGATACAATGCCTGAATCATTCACGCAAGAAGGTTTAATAGATGAATTTAAAGATAAACTATACAATCAATCTGTATTGATTCCATGCAGCAAACTTGCGAGAGATAAACTAACGACGCAATTATCTGAATGGAGTAATCAAGTACAAAGGTTGCACATCTACGAACCTGTGACAAATACTGAAAATGTTAATAAAGTTCACGAACTTATTAAAAATAATGAAGTGACGCACGTTACTTTTTCAAGTTCATCAGCAGTATCAAGTTATTTTGACAAACATAAAGAAATCAACGATGCAGTAACAGTTTATGCAATTGGAGAAATTACACAACGAAAATTAAATACATATCATCAACCTTCTAAAATAGCATCAGAATACACTTTGGAAGGTATGATAAATACAATTTTGAAAGAGGTAGAATTATGA
- the hemB gene encoding porphobilinogen synthase, translating into MKFDRHRRLRSSQVMRNMVKETYVHKSDLIYPIFVIEEDNIKNEITSMPGIYQLSLNLLEEELKEAYDLGVRGVMFFGIPNEKDACGTGAFIDDGIIQKATRLSKSKFPDLLVVADTCLCEYTDHGHCGVIDEETNDVDNDKSLELLVKTAVSQAKAGADIIAPSNMMDGFVAEIREGLDQAGFINIPIMSYGIKYASSFYGPFREAADGAPSFGDRKTYQMDPSNRLEAFRELESDIKEGCDMMIVKPALSYLDIIRDVRNRSDLPIVAYNVSGEYSMTKAAALNGWIDEEKIVMEQMISMKRAGADMIITYFAKDICKYLDGGEY; encoded by the coding sequence ATGAAATTTGATAGACATAGAAGACTTAGATCATCACAGGTAATGAGAAATATGGTGAAAGAAACATATGTCCATAAATCTGATTTAATTTATCCAATATTCGTAATCGAAGAAGACAACATTAAGAATGAAATCACATCAATGCCTGGTATATATCAATTAAGTTTAAATCTTTTAGAAGAAGAACTGAAAGAAGCTTATGATTTAGGTGTTAGAGGTGTTATGTTCTTTGGTATACCTAATGAGAAAGATGCATGTGGTACAGGTGCATTTATTGATGATGGCATTATTCAAAAAGCAACTCGACTATCTAAAAGTAAATTCCCAGATTTATTAGTTGTAGCAGATACGTGTCTTTGTGAATACACTGATCACGGACATTGCGGTGTTATAGATGAAGAAACAAACGATGTAGATAATGATAAATCATTAGAATTACTTGTTAAAACTGCAGTTTCACAAGCTAAAGCAGGAGCGGATATCATTGCGCCAAGTAATATGATGGACGGATTTGTAGCTGAGATTAGAGAAGGATTAGATCAAGCTGGATTTATAAACATCCCTATTATGAGCTACGGTATCAAATATGCATCTAGCTTTTACGGTCCATTTAGAGAAGCAGCTGATGGCGCGCCTTCATTCGGTGACCGCAAAACATACCAAATGGATCCAAGCAACCGTTTAGAAGCATTTAGAGAACTAGAAAGTGACATTAAAGAAGGTTGTGACATGATGATTGTTAAGCCAGCTTTAAGTTATTTAGATATTATAAGAGATGTACGTAATCGTTCTGACTTGCCTATTGTGGCATACAACGTAAGTGGTGAATACAGCATGACAAAAGCTGCTGCATTAAACGGTTGGATTGATGAAGAGAAAATCGTTATGGAACAAATGATCTCAATGAAACGTGCTGGAGCAGACATGATTATAACTTATTTCGCAAAAGATATATGTAAATATCTAGATGGAGGAGAATATTAA
- the hemL gene encoding glutamate-1-semialdehyde 2,1-aminomutase produces the protein MRYEQSIDAYKEAVDLMPGGVNSPVRAFKSVDTPPIFMDHGKGSKIYDVDGNEYIDYVLSWGPLILGHTHEKVKAALHEAVDKGSSFGASTELENKMAQLVIDRVPSIEMVRMVSSGTEATLAALRLSRGFTGRNKILKFEGCYHGHSDSLLIKAGSGVATLGLPDSPGVPEGTAKNTITVPYNDIDAVKVAFEHFGDDIAGVIVEPVAGNMGVVPPVEGFLEGLREITKEYGSVLIFDEVMTGFRVGYNCAQGYYGVTPDLTCLGKVIGGGLPVGAFGGRRDIMEEIAPVGNVYQAGTLSGNPLAMTSGYATLNELTEDSYRYFNELGDLLENGLKEVFAKHEVPITVNRAGSMIGYFLNEGPVTNFDEANASDLELFSNMYREMAQEGVFLPPSQFEGTFLSTAHTKEDIEKTIQAFDTALGRITKS, from the coding sequence ATGAGATATGAACAATCGATAGATGCATATAAAGAAGCAGTAGATTTAATGCCAGGTGGCGTCAATAGTCCGGTTCGTGCATTTAAATCAGTAGATACGCCACCAATCTTTATGGATCATGGTAAAGGATCAAAAATTTATGATGTAGATGGTAATGAATATATAGATTATGTATTAAGTTGGGGTCCTTTAATTTTAGGTCATACACATGAAAAAGTTAAAGCTGCATTACATGAAGCGGTAGATAAAGGATCTTCATTTGGCGCTTCAACAGAACTTGAAAATAAAATGGCTCAACTTGTAATTGACCGTGTACCATCAATTGAAATGGTGAGAATGGTTTCTTCAGGTACGGAAGCAACATTAGCAGCTTTACGTCTTTCAAGAGGTTTTACTGGTCGAAATAAAATTTTGAAATTTGAAGGTTGCTATCACGGACATAGTGACTCATTACTTATTAAAGCAGGTTCAGGTGTAGCAACTTTAGGTTTACCTGACTCTCCAGGAGTACCTGAAGGAACTGCTAAAAATACTATAACAGTTCCTTATAATGATATTGATGCAGTAAAAGTTGCATTCGAACACTTCGGTGATGATATTGCAGGGGTTATCGTTGAACCTGTTGCAGGTAATATGGGTGTAGTACCGCCAGTAGAAGGATTTTTAGAAGGACTACGTGAAATTACAAAAGAATATGGCTCAGTCTTAATATTTGATGAAGTTATGACTGGATTTAGAGTGGGGTATAACTGTGCACAAGGTTATTATGGCGTTACACCAGACTTAACTTGTTTAGGTAAAGTAATTGGTGGTGGATTACCAGTTGGTGCATTTGGTGGTAGAAGAGATATCATGGAAGAAATAGCACCAGTAGGAAATGTTTATCAAGCTGGTACATTGTCAGGGAATCCATTAGCTATGACGAGCGGTTATGCAACATTAAATGAATTAACAGAAGATAGCTATCGTTATTTCAATGAATTAGGAGATTTACTTGAAAATGGTCTTAAAGAAGTTTTTGCTAAACATGAAGTGCCAATAACGGTAAATCGTGCTGGCTCAATGATTGGATACTTCTTAAATGAAGGGCCAGTAACAAACTTTGATGAAGCTAATGCATCAGATTTAGAATTATTTAGCAACATGTATAGAGAAATGGCTCAAGAAGGCGTATTCTTGCCACCATCTCAATTCGAAGGGACTTTCTTATCTACTGCTCATACTAAAGAAGATATAGAAAAAACAATTCAAGCGTTTGATACTGCGCTTGGTAGAATTACAAAATCATAA
- a CDS encoding AbrB family transcriptional regulator yields the protein MNSNKWNIIIVSLLAIILGYLLQSIHMILPWLFGPIFASIIVIKLMKRSIKWPNWLGNIGLLILGVQMGSTFTRDVLHDVKDEWLQIVLMTVLILLLALIISIVFKKIANVTFETALLSAIPGALSQMVVMAEENKKADLLIVTLTQTSRIMFVVILVPIISSIFGSHGDSLRHADSAPSIFTVLDLTGYITLIIGIAILFLIFYKIKFPVPHLLAPIFVLLIWNLYTEQVFALDYPLIVIAQVLFGIRIGVQISDLINNLTKKTVFAIAFQNVSLIIGAFLLVFIFDLFMDENINDLFLSAAPGGMAQIIVVALETGGDVAMISSYHIFRIFFILLFVAPLIKIFLTSRSKKYRN from the coding sequence ATGAATAGTAATAAGTGGAACATTATAATCGTAAGTTTGTTAGCTATAATACTGGGTTATTTACTCCAAAGTATTCATATGATTTTACCTTGGTTGTTTGGTCCAATATTCGCGAGTATTATCGTTATAAAACTAATGAAACGCTCGATTAAATGGCCAAATTGGCTAGGTAATATAGGATTGCTCATTCTTGGTGTTCAAATGGGCTCGACTTTCACACGTGATGTACTTCATGATGTGAAAGATGAATGGCTACAAATTGTATTAATGACAGTATTGATTTTATTACTCGCTTTAATTATATCAATCGTCTTTAAAAAAATAGCCAATGTAACATTTGAAACAGCATTGTTAAGTGCCATTCCAGGTGCTTTAAGTCAAATGGTCGTTATGGCTGAAGAGAACAAAAAAGCAGACTTACTTATCGTTACACTTACACAAACATCGCGAATTATGTTTGTTGTAATACTTGTTCCAATTATTTCTTCAATATTTGGTAGTCATGGCGATAGCTTAAGACATGCGGACTCAGCACCTTCAATATTTACAGTGTTAGATTTAACAGGATATATCACTTTAATAATAGGAATAGCGATTCTCTTTTTAATATTTTACAAAATAAAATTTCCTGTTCCACATTTACTGGCACCTATTTTTGTGCTTCTTATTTGGAATTTATATACCGAGCAAGTTTTTGCTTTAGATTATCCATTAATTGTTATTGCTCAAGTGTTATTTGGGATAAGAATAGGTGTTCAAATATCTGATTTAATCAATAATCTAACTAAAAAGACAGTGTTTGCAATAGCATTTCAAAATGTGTCATTAATTATTGGCGCATTTTTACTTGTATTTATATTTGATCTTTTTATGGATGAAAATATTAATGATTTGTTTTTAAGTGCTGCACCTGGTGGCATGGCACAAATTATAGTTGTTGCCCTTGAAACCGGGGGAGATGTTGCAATGATTTCAAGTTATCATATATTTAGGATATTCTTTATATTGTTATTTGTTGCACCGTTAATAAAGATTTTCTTAACATCTCGATCTAAGAAATACAGGAATTAA
- a CDS encoding valine--tRNA ligase: protein MEMEPKYNPKEVEEGRYQHWLDKDYFKPSENKDKETYTIVIPPPNVTGKLHLGHAWDTTLQDILTRMKRMQGYDTLYLPGMDHAGIATQAKVEGKLREQGLTRHDLGREKFLEQAWSWKEEYADFIRAQWAKLGLGLDYSRERFTLDEGLSQAVKKVFVDMYNKGLIYRGERIINWDPQTKTAISDIEVIHEDIAGHFYHIKYPFKEGEGAIEIATTRPETMLGDTAIVVNPNDDRYKHLIGKSVILPIIGRELPIIGDEYVDIEFGSGAMKVTPAHDPNDFEIGERHQLEKINVMNEDGTMNELAGKYNGLDRFECRKQLVEDLKATGELIKIEDHEHSVGHSERSGAVVEPYLSTQWFVKMEPLAKQALDNQETDGRINFVPDRFEGTFNRWMENIRDWTISRQLWWGHQIPAWYHNETGETYVGEEPPSDIENWTQDEDVLDTWFSSALWPFSTLGWPDENNEDFKRYYPTNSLVTGYDIIFFWVSRMIFQGLEFTGQKPFNDVLLHGLVRAEDGRKMSKSLGNGVDPMDVIEEYGADSLRYFLATGSSPGHDLRYSTEKVEAVWNFINKIWNASRFSIMNIGESFKFEDIDLSGEKSVADEWILTRLNETIANVTDLSDKYEFGEVGRVLYNFIWDEFCDWYIEMSKIPMSGEDEAKKQMTRSVLAYTLDQTMRMLHPLMPFVTEHIWQALPHQGETIIQASWPEVKPELSNENSKVSMQLLVEIIKSVRQARREVNTPMSKEVPIHIEAKDEKVKAQLIDNKDYLMRFCNPSELIIDTSIEIPEKAMTEVVFGATVVLPLEGLIDMDKEIERLEQELEKWQKELDRVNKKLSNEKFVANAPEKIINEEKDKKVNYQEKYDGVLARIEQLKG from the coding sequence ATGGAAATGGAACCTAAATATAACCCAAAAGAGGTTGAAGAAGGCCGTTATCAACATTGGCTAGATAAAGATTATTTTAAACCAAGTGAAAATAAAGACAAAGAGACATACACTATTGTCATTCCACCGCCAAATGTAACGGGTAAGCTACATTTAGGTCATGCTTGGGATACAACTTTACAAGATATTTTAACTAGAATGAAGAGAATGCAAGGGTACGACACATTGTATTTACCTGGTATGGACCATGCTGGTATTGCAACGCAAGCTAAAGTAGAAGGAAAATTAAGAGAACAAGGCTTAACGAGACATGACTTAGGTAGAGAAAAATTTCTTGAACAAGCTTGGTCATGGAAAGAAGAATATGCAGATTTTATTCGTGCACAGTGGGCTAAATTAGGTTTAGGATTAGACTATAGTCGTGAACGTTTCACTTTAGATGAAGGACTATCACAAGCAGTTAAAAAAGTGTTTGTTGATATGTATAATAAAGGTCTTATCTATCGCGGTGAAAGAATTATCAACTGGGATCCACAAACAAAAACAGCTATTTCTGATATAGAAGTAATCCATGAAGATATAGCAGGACATTTTTATCATATTAAGTATCCTTTTAAAGAAGGAGAAGGTGCGATCGAAATTGCGACGACACGTCCTGAAACGATGCTAGGAGATACAGCAATTGTTGTTAATCCTAACGACGATCGTTACAAACACTTAATCGGTAAATCTGTTATTTTACCTATAATTGGTCGTGAACTTCCTATTATCGGCGATGAATATGTTGATATTGAATTTGGTAGTGGGGCAATGAAAGTAACACCTGCTCATGACCCTAATGACTTTGAAATCGGTGAAAGACACCAACTTGAAAAAATTAATGTTATGAATGAAGACGGCACAATGAATGAACTTGCTGGTAAATATAATGGTTTAGATCGTTTTGAATGTCGTAAACAATTAGTAGAAGATTTAAAAGCTACTGGTGAATTGATTAAAATAGAAGACCATGAGCATTCAGTTGGTCATTCTGAGCGCAGTGGTGCTGTAGTTGAGCCGTATTTATCTACACAATGGTTTGTGAAAATGGAACCATTAGCAAAACAAGCTTTAGATAATCAAGAGACTGATGGACGCATTAATTTTGTTCCAGATCGTTTTGAAGGTACATTTAATAGATGGATGGAAAACATTCGTGACTGGACTATTTCTCGCCAACTATGGTGGGGACATCAAATACCAGCATGGTATCATAATGAAACGGGTGAAACTTACGTAGGAGAAGAACCACCTTCAGATATTGAAAATTGGACTCAAGATGAAGACGTACTAGATACTTGGTTTAGTTCTGCATTATGGCCGTTTTCTACATTAGGATGGCCAGATGAAAACAACGAAGACTTTAAACGTTATTATCCAACTAATTCATTAGTGACAGGTTATGACATTATTTTCTTTTGGGTATCAAGAATGATATTCCAAGGACTAGAATTTACTGGACAAAAACCATTTAACGATGTGTTATTACACGGTTTAGTTAGAGCTGAAGATGGCCGTAAAATGAGTAAATCACTAGGTAATGGTGTTGACCCAATGGATGTTATCGAAGAGTATGGTGCGGATAGCTTGAGATATTTCTTAGCTACTGGTTCATCACCAGGACATGACTTACGTTATTCAACAGAAAAAGTTGAAGCTGTATGGAACTTTATCAATAAGATTTGGAATGCTTCTAGATTTAGTATCATGAATATCGGCGAGTCATTTAAATTTGAAGATATTGATTTATCAGGAGAAAAATCTGTTGCTGATGAATGGATTTTAACACGTTTAAATGAAACGATAGCGAATGTAACAGACTTAAGTGATAAATATGAATTTGGTGAAGTTGGCCGCGTGCTATATAACTTTATTTGGGATGAATTCTGTGATTGGTATATTGAAATGAGTAAAATACCTATGAGCGGTGAAGACGAAGCTAAGAAGCAAATGACGCGTTCAGTATTAGCTTATACATTAGATCAAACAATGAGAATGTTACACCCATTAATGCCATTTGTAACAGAACATATTTGGCAAGCTTTACCTCATCAAGGTGAAACAATCATTCAAGCTTCATGGCCAGAAGTTAAGCCAGAATTGTCTAACGAAAACAGTAAAGTTTCAATGCAACTATTAGTTGAAATTATTAAGTCAGTTAGACAAGCTAGACGTGAAGTAAATACACCAATGTCTAAAGAAGTACCGATTCATATCGAAGCAAAAGACGAAAAAGTGAAAGCACAACTTATAGATAACAAAGATTATTTAATGCGTTTCTGTAATCCAAGTGAGTTGATCATCGACACTTCTATAGAAATCCCTGAAAAAGCAATGACGGAAGTTGTATTTGGTGCAACAGTTGTGTTACCGCTAGAAGGTTTAATCGATATGGATAAAGAAATAGAACGATTAGAACAAGAACTTGAAAAATGGCAAAAAGAATTAGATCGTGTTAATAAAAAATTGAGCAATGAGAAATTCGTTGCTAATGCACCTGAAAAGATTATTAACGAAGAGAAAGATAAAAAAGTTAATTATCAAGAAAAATACGACGGTGTTTTAGCTAGAATTGAACAATTGAAAGGCTAG